One Halalkalicoccus sp. NIPERK01 genomic region harbors:
- the glyA gene encoding serine hydroxymethyltransferase yields the protein MSRADPLAERAPAVADAIDAERDRQESTLGMIASENHVSEAVLAAQGSCLTNKYAEGYSGKRYYGGCEHVDRVEELAIERAKELWGAEHVNVQPHSGTQANQAVYYAVLEPGDRILSLDLTHGGHLSHGHHVNFSGQLYEVEQYEVDPETGYIDYEGLEERAAEFDPDVIVSGSSAYPREFDWERVGEVADEVGAYHLADIAHITGLVAAGVHSSPVDHADFVTGSTHKTIRAGRGGIVMCSEEHAEAVDKAVFPGGQGGPLMHNVAGKAAGFGEALTDEFEEYAEQVVENAKTLADVFRENGLSLVSGGTDKHLLLVDLRESHPDLTGKDAEAALETVDVIVNKNTVPGETRSPFVTSGIRIGTPCVTTRGFEREEMEAVGEGIVRVLDAPEDEAVREEVADDVARLCEDHPVYR from the coding sequence ATGTCACGAGCGGATCCGCTCGCAGAGCGAGCGCCAGCGGTCGCCGACGCGATCGACGCCGAGCGCGACCGACAGGAATCGACGCTGGGGATGATCGCCTCGGAGAACCACGTCTCGGAGGCGGTCCTCGCCGCACAGGGGAGCTGTCTCACCAACAAGTACGCGGAGGGCTACTCCGGCAAGCGCTACTACGGCGGCTGTGAACACGTCGATCGCGTCGAGGAACTCGCCATCGAGCGCGCGAAGGAACTCTGGGGCGCCGAGCACGTCAACGTCCAGCCCCACTCGGGGACGCAGGCCAACCAGGCGGTCTACTACGCCGTGCTGGAGCCGGGCGATCGGATCCTCTCGCTGGATCTGACCCACGGCGGGCACCTCTCGCACGGGCACCACGTCAACTTCTCGGGTCAACTCTACGAGGTCGAGCAGTACGAGGTCGACCCCGAGACGGGCTACATCGACTACGAGGGGCTCGAAGAGCGGGCCGCGGAGTTCGACCCCGACGTGATCGTCAGCGGCTCCTCCGCGTACCCCCGCGAGTTCGACTGGGAGCGCGTCGGGGAGGTCGCCGACGAGGTCGGGGCCTATCACCTCGCGGACATCGCCCACATCACCGGCCTCGTCGCGGCGGGCGTTCACTCCTCGCCGGTCGACCACGCCGACTTCGTCACCGGTTCGACGCACAAGACCATCCGGGCGGGTCGGGGCGGGATCGTCATGTGCAGCGAGGAGCACGCCGAGGCGGTCGACAAGGCCGTCTTCCCGGGCGGGCAGGGCGGCCCGCTGATGCACAACGTCGCGGGCAAGGCCGCCGGCTTCGGCGAGGCGCTGACCGACGAGTTCGAAGAGTACGCGGAACAGGTCGTCGAGAACGCCAAGACGCTCGCGGACGTGTTCCGGGAGAACGGCCTCTCGCTGGTCTCGGGCGGCACCGACAAGCACCTCCTGCTCGTCGACCTCCGGGAGTCACACCCCGACCTCACCGGCAAGGACGCCGAGGCGGCCCTCGAAACGGTCGACGTGATCGTGAACAAGAACACCGTGCCGGGCGAGACGCGCTCGCCCTTTGTCACCAGCGGGATCCGGATCGGCACGCCCTGCGTGACCACACGGGGGTTCGAACGCGAGGAAATGGAGGCCGTCGGCGAGGGGATCGTCCGGGTGCTCGACGCGCCGGAGGACGAGGCCGTCCGCGAGGAGGTCGCAGACGACGTCGCCCGGCTCTGCGAGGACCACCCGGTCTATCGGTGA
- a CDS encoding Rid family detoxifying hydrolase — protein sequence MPRTISTGDAPAAVGAYSQATTNGDLVFTAGQLPLTPEGELLDDRPVAEQTEQCLENVRAILESEGLSLSDVLKVSVFLDDIGDFEEMNEVYSGYFDEEPPARSALEVGHVPKGAALEIEAIAASG from the coding sequence ATGCCCCGCACGATTAGCACGGGCGATGCGCCGGCGGCCGTCGGCGCGTACAGTCAGGCGACGACGAACGGCGACCTCGTCTTCACGGCGGGCCAGTTACCGCTGACGCCGGAGGGGGAGTTGCTCGACGACCGACCGGTCGCCGAACAGACCGAACAGTGTCTCGAGAACGTCCGGGCGATCCTCGAGAGCGAGGGGCTCTCGCTTTCGGACGTGCTCAAGGTGAGCGTCTTCCTCGACGACATCGGGGACTTCGAGGAGATGAACGAGGTGTATTCGGGCTACTTCGACGAGGAGCCGCCGGCGAGAAGCGCCCTCGAGGTCGGGCACGTCCCCAAGGGCGCGGCACTTGAGATCGAGGCCATCGCCGCCAGCGGGTGA
- the solA gene encoding N-methyl-L-tryptophan oxidase, with the protein MTRRYDDIVVGVGGMGSATCYQLAKRGRDVLGLERFDVPHSMGSSHGVSRIIRLAYYEDPSYVPLVRRAYDLWDEIQTRHGEQLLFETGSIDAAPAEDPLFKGSRRSCEEHDINHEVLTGSEVNERYPGYDIPEDHMAVYQPNGGYVLSERAIVAHAMEAQAEGARIQARERVTGWEPEGDGVRVTTDRGEYRGENLVIASGAWAAEHVDALDGIAVPQRQVLAWLQPQRPERFVPENFPVWNLQVEEGRFYGLPVVKVPGFKFGRYMHREEDVDPDAMNREPEPADERLLRKFAENHFPEGTGPTMGLATCMFTNTPDGHFVIDRHPEYPQVVFGAGFTGHGYKFASVIGEVLADLASEGRTDHPIEPFALDRFE; encoded by the coding sequence ATGACCCGTCGGTACGACGACATCGTCGTCGGCGTCGGCGGCATGGGAAGTGCGACCTGCTACCAGTTGGCAAAGCGGGGCCGGGATGTCCTCGGACTCGAACGGTTCGACGTGCCCCACTCGATGGGTTCCTCGCACGGCGTCTCGCGGATCATCCGGCTGGCGTACTACGAGGACCCCTCCTACGTGCCGCTCGTTCGCCGCGCCTACGACCTCTGGGACGAGATCCAGACGCGCCACGGCGAGCAGTTGCTGTTCGAGACGGGTTCGATCGACGCCGCGCCCGCCGAGGACCCTCTTTTCAAGGGATCGCGGCGCTCCTGTGAGGAGCACGACATCAACCACGAGGTGCTAACGGGGAGCGAGGTCAACGAGCGGTATCCCGGCTACGACATCCCCGAGGACCACATGGCGGTCTACCAGCCGAACGGGGGGTACGTCCTCTCCGAGCGCGCCATCGTCGCCCACGCGATGGAGGCCCAAGCGGAGGGCGCGCGCATTCAGGCGCGCGAGCGCGTCACCGGCTGGGAACCGGAGGGCGACGGGGTGCGCGTCACGACCGACCGCGGCGAGTACCGCGGGGAGAACCTCGTGATCGCCTCGGGCGCGTGGGCCGCGGAGCACGTCGACGCGCTCGACGGGATCGCGGTCCCCCAGCGCCAGGTGCTCGCCTGGCTCCAGCCCCAGCGGCCCGAGCGGTTCGTCCCCGAGAACTTCCCCGTCTGGAACCTGCAGGTCGAGGAGGGGCGCTTTTACGGGCTGCCGGTCGTGAAGGTGCCGGGATTCAAGTTCGGCCGCTACATGCACCGAGAGGAGGACGTCGACCCCGACGCGATGAACCGCGAACCCGAACCCGCCGACGAGCGACTGCTGCGGAAGTTCGCGGAGAACCACTTCCCGGAGGGGACCGGCCCGACGATGGGGCTGGCGACCTGCATGTTCACCAACACCCCCGACGGCCACTTCGTCATCGATCGCCACCCCGAGTACCCGCAGGTCGTCTTCGGCGCGGGGTTCACCGGCCACGGCTACAAGTTCGCGAGCGTCATCGGGGAGGTACTGGCCGACCTCGCGAGCGAGGGGCGGACCGACCACCCGATCGAACCGTTCGCCCTGGACCGGTTCGAGTAG
- a CDS encoding universal stress protein has protein sequence MFEDILVPTDGSESARRAEGYAIDMAGEYRSTVHVLHVVDPAGLGTASGIEPRGEEARGIVDAAVERIADGGVRAIPVVRTGVVPATVLEYVDEAAIGLILMGTHGRSGLERSLLGSVTKRIVRASHVPVVTVGDDEGTPARYPYRRLLVATDGSEAAAGAAEVGIDVARTYGAGVHVLSVVHSRGSRDAAERIAAAHAAVADVERMAAAAGVEDVSTAVEYGLPHAAVLAYAGRNGIDLVVMGAYGRTGVRRYVLGSVAERVVRTSPIPVLTVRPRDSTSRHKRNNK, from the coding sequence ATGTTCGAAGACATACTCGTCCCGACGGACGGGAGCGAGAGCGCCCGCCGGGCCGAGGGCTACGCGATCGACATGGCGGGCGAGTACCGCTCGACCGTCCACGTCCTCCACGTCGTCGACCCCGCCGGCCTCGGGACGGCCTCGGGGATCGAACCACGCGGAGAGGAGGCCCGAGGGATCGTCGACGCGGCCGTCGAACGTATCGCCGACGGCGGCGTTCGGGCGATCCCGGTGGTTCGAACCGGCGTCGTTCCCGCCACCGTTCTGGAGTACGTCGACGAGGCCGCCATCGGCCTGATACTCATGGGAACACACGGGCGAAGCGGTCTCGAACGCTCCCTCCTCGGGAGCGTCACGAAGCGGATCGTCCGCGCCTCGCACGTACCGGTCGTCACGGTCGGGGACGACGAGGGGACCCCTGCTCGGTATCCGTACCGGCGTCTGCTGGTGGCGACCGACGGAAGCGAGGCGGCGGCCGGTGCTGCCGAGGTCGGCATCGACGTCGCACGGACGTACGGTGCCGGCGTCCACGTTCTCTCGGTCGTCCATAGCCGGGGGTCGAGGGACGCCGCCGAGCGGATCGCGGCGGCACACGCCGCGGTGGCCGACGTCGAGCGGATGGCCGCCGCCGCCGGCGTCGAGGACGTCTCTACGGCCGTCGAATACGGACTCCCCCACGCGGCCGTCCTCGCGTACGCCGGACGCAACGGAATCGACCTCGTCGTAATGGGTGCCTACGGCCGGACCGGTGTGCGCCGGTACGTCCTCGGGAGCGTGGCGGAACGGGTCGTTCGTACGTCCCCGATCCCCGTACTGACGGTTCGACCGCGGGATTCCACATCTAGACACAAGAGAAACAATAAATAA
- a CDS encoding CHRD domain-containing protein, protein MPHDPDRHSTRRTYLARTGALLGTTGLGMSAVGSAGAHDSTEKDHDMKEKEENKDGDYNEDGKKEKDGKDHLFLTHFAHLDGKNEVPSVKTDAKGAVGFVVDKCDEKVRFIIHVKDLCNITAAHIHLGKKGENGPIVVGHDLEEEKTKNGRFDGVLAQGVVKKEDFAEDFKEKDFKKFLKKMDNKELYVNVHTKKNPDGEIRGQIKRAKKEDMKKDGEGGFGGPRI, encoded by the coding sequence ATGCCACACGACCCAGACCGGCACAGCACTCGGCGAACGTACCTCGCTCGTACTGGAGCCCTGCTCGGTACCACCGGCCTCGGCATGAGCGCGGTCGGAAGCGCGGGTGCGCACGACAGTACTGAAAAAGACCACGACATGAAAGAGAAGGAAGAGAACAAAGACGGCGACTACAACGAAGACGGAAAAAAGGAGAAAGACGGGAAAGACCACCTGTTCCTGACGCACTTCGCCCACCTCGACGGCAAGAACGAAGTCCCGTCGGTCAAGACCGACGCGAAGGGTGCAGTCGGCTTCGTCGTCGACAAGTGCGACGAGAAGGTCCGCTTCATCATCCACGTCAAGGACCTCTGCAACATCACGGCGGCCCACATCCACCTCGGGAAGAAAGGCGAGAACGGTCCGATCGTCGTCGGGCACGATCTGGAAGAGGAAAAAACGAAGAACGGGCGCTTTGATGGGGTGCTTGCCCAAGGCGTCGTGAAAAAGGAGGACTTCGCCGAGGATTTCAAGGAGAAGGACTTCAAGAAGTTCCTCAAGAAGATGGACAACAAGGAACTGTACGTAAACGTCCACACGAAGAAGAACCCCGATGGCGAGATTCGCGGGCAGATTAAGCGTGCGAAAAAAGAGGATATGAAGAAAGACGGAGAGGGTGGATTCGGAGGTCCCAGAATCTAA
- the glpR gene encoding HTH-type transcriptional regulator GlpR, with amino-acid sequence MLPAARQRRIVDVVSERGECSVEELAEEMNCSKATIRRDLRTLSDKRLIERSHGGAVPASAIGREETYGQKEVQNLEAKEAIAEAAVEEIQANQVVFFDSGSTTMEVVKRAPTDEPFVAVTNSPLLALEIGEEDVDVKLTGGSLRRPTRALVGPSAERFMDRMTFDLLFLGTNAIDTETGLTTPNEDEARLKELMIGKAQRTVLVADGSKLGERSFIRFARLGDVDAFYTDVRVPSESREPFEAAGVELVDGLG; translated from the coding sequence ATGCTGCCTGCAGCCCGCCAGCGCCGCATCGTCGACGTCGTCTCCGAGCGCGGGGAGTGTTCGGTCGAGGAACTCGCGGAGGAGATGAACTGCTCGAAGGCGACCATCCGCCGGGACCTGCGCACGCTGTCGGACAAGCGGCTGATCGAACGCTCCCACGGCGGGGCCGTTCCCGCGAGCGCGATCGGTCGGGAGGAGACGTACGGACAAAAGGAGGTGCAGAACCTGGAGGCCAAGGAGGCGATCGCGGAGGCCGCAGTCGAGGAGATCCAGGCGAACCAGGTGGTCTTTTTCGACTCGGGATCCACGACGATGGAGGTCGTAAAGCGCGCACCGACCGACGAGCCGTTCGTCGCCGTCACGAACTCGCCGCTTCTGGCCCTCGAGATCGGCGAGGAGGACGTGGACGTGAAGCTCACCGGCGGCTCGCTTCGACGCCCGACGCGCGCGCTCGTCGGCCCCAGCGCCGAGCGGTTCATGGACCGGATGACGTTCGACCTCCTGTTTCTCGGGACGAACGCGATCGACACCGAGACGGGGCTGACGACGCCGAACGAGGACGAGGCGAGGCTGAAGGAGCTGATGATCGGGAAGGCACAGCGCACGGTGTTGGTCGCCGACGGCTCGAAACTCGGCGAACGGAGCTTCATCCGGTTCGCCCGCCTCGGGGACGTCGACGCGTTCTACACGGACGTGCGGGTCCCCTCCGAGAGCCGCGAACCGTTCGAGGCGGCCGGCGTGGAACTGGTCGACGGGCTAGGGTGA
- the pfkB gene encoding 1-phosphofructokinase, with product MILTVTLNPAVDHTLELDEALVPASVARTDAATFDPGGKGINVSKYLVGLGTETLATGLVGGFLGRFLTAELADRGIPDDFVEIGDGTRLNTTILTPEAEYKINHGGPTVGDDAIETIVETIRRYDPKTVVVAGSLPPGLDAGAIDEVAAAGPWGTVVDVEGRLLSELDAEYALCKPNRAELAAATGEATTTVEDCVSAARNLRERGFDRVVASLGADGAILVTEERSLHVPALDVDVADTVGTGDALLAGVLSERHRGGSDEDALCAGVAVATRVVAVPGTGVPSFDGVLSDLDDRPVTVYRPTG from the coding sequence ATGATCCTGACAGTCACGCTCAACCCGGCCGTCGATCACACGCTCGAACTCGACGAGGCGCTCGTCCCCGCCTCCGTGGCCCGGACGGACGCCGCGACGTTCGACCCCGGCGGGAAGGGGATCAACGTCTCGAAGTACCTCGTCGGACTGGGGACCGAAACGCTCGCGACGGGCCTCGTCGGCGGCTTTCTCGGCCGGTTCCTGACGGCCGAACTGGCCGATCGGGGGATCCCGGACGACTTCGTCGAGATCGGCGACGGGACCCGCCTCAACACGACGATCCTGACGCCCGAGGCCGAGTACAAGATCAACCACGGTGGACCGACCGTCGGCGACGACGCGATCGAAACGATCGTCGAGACGATACGCCGGTACGACCCGAAGACGGTCGTCGTCGCGGGGAGCCTCCCGCCGGGGCTCGACGCCGGGGCCATCGACGAGGTCGCGGCGGCGGGGCCGTGGGGGACCGTCGTTGACGTCGAGGGCCGCCTTCTGTCCGAACTCGACGCCGAGTACGCCCTCTGTAAACCCAACCGTGCGGAGCTCGCGGCGGCGACGGGCGAGGCGACGACGACCGTCGAGGACTGCGTCTCGGCCGCCCGAAACCTTCGAGAGCGGGGGTTCGACCGCGTCGTCGCCTCGCTCGGCGCGGACGGTGCGATCCTGGTGACCGAGGAACGAAGCCTCCACGTTCCGGCGCTCGACGTCGACGTGGCCGACACGGTCGGCACCGGCGACGCGCTTCTGGCGGGCGTGCTCTCCGAGCGCCACCGCGGCGGATCCGACGAGGACGCCCTTTGTGCCGGCGTCGCGGTCGCCACGCGGGTGGTCGCCGTCCCCGGAACCGGCGTTCCGTCGTTCGACGGCGTGCTCTCGGATCTCGACGACCGGCCCGTCACCGTCTACCGGCCGACCGGGTAG
- a CDS encoding PTS fructose transporter subunit IIC codes for MATDTATLEEGARTHLTSVKEHLMTGVSFMIPFVTIGGIFLAIGFALGDTERVFEQTGTVGWYFAQIGSLGLTLMIPVLGGYIAYAMADRPGLAPGFVLSYAIQQEPIIAAAGQLVGFDAQGAVAGFLGAIVAGLLAGFVARWLKGRNVPGFIEPMMPVLIIPVVTTLVLAPVVIVGLGVPIALVDSALTAFLSGLEGANALLLGAILGAMMATDMGGPINKVAYVFGTVLVADQIYGPMAAVMIAGMTPPLGLALSNFIAPQKYPAEMYENAKAAVPLGLAFITEGAIPYAAADPLRVIPSAIAGSAVAGAAALSLGVTMPAPHGGIFVVFLSSSVLLFLACILLGTVVTATIATLLKEDFEKTVGSTETQTVTRTTD; via the coding sequence ATGGCAACGGATACTGCAACGCTGGAGGAGGGTGCCCGGACGCACCTCACCTCCGTCAAGGAACACCTCATGACGGGGGTGTCGTTCATGATCCCGTTCGTGACGATCGGCGGGATCTTCCTCGCGATCGGGTTCGCGCTCGGCGACACCGAACGGGTGTTCGAGCAGACGGGGACGGTCGGGTGGTACTTCGCACAGATCGGCTCGCTCGGGCTGACGCTGATGATCCCCGTACTAGGGGGGTATATCGCGTACGCGATGGCGGATCGGCCCGGCCTCGCGCCGGGGTTCGTCCTCTCGTACGCGATCCAGCAGGAGCCGATCATCGCGGCCGCCGGCCAGCTCGTCGGCTTCGACGCCCAGGGCGCGGTCGCCGGCTTCCTGGGCGCGATCGTCGCCGGCTTGCTCGCGGGCTTCGTCGCGCGCTGGCTGAAAGGGCGGAACGTCCCCGGCTTCATCGAGCCGATGATGCCGGTGTTGATCATCCCCGTCGTGACGACGCTCGTGCTCGCGCCGGTCGTCATCGTCGGCCTCGGGGTTCCGATCGCGCTCGTCGACAGCGCGCTGACGGCGTTCCTCTCCGGGCTGGAGGGTGCGAACGCGCTGTTGCTCGGGGCGATCCTCGGGGCGATGATGGCCACCGACATGGGCGGGCCGATCAACAAGGTGGCGTACGTCTTCGGAACGGTGCTGGTCGCCGATCAGATCTACGGGCCGATGGCGGCGGTGATGATCGCCGGCATGACCCCGCCGCTGGGGCTGGCGCTCTCGAACTTCATCGCCCCCCAGAAGTACCCCGCCGAGATGTACGAGAACGCGAAGGCCGCCGTCCCGCTGGGACTGGCGTTCATCACCGAGGGGGCGATTCCCTACGCCGCGGCCGATCCCCTTCGCGTGATCCCGAGCGCCATCGCGGGCAGCGCAGTCGCCGGGGCGGCCGCGCTCTCGCTGGGCGTGACGATGCCCGCCCCCCACGGCGGGATATTCGTCGTCTTCCTCTCGAGCAGCGTCCTCCTGTTTCTGGCCTGTATCCTCCTCGGGACGGTCGTCACCGCCACGATCGCCACGCTGCTGAAAGAGGACTTCGAGAAGACCGTCGGATCGACCGAGACGCAAACCGTAACCCGGACCACCGACTAA
- a CDS encoding PTS sugar transporter subunit IIA: MSSTITREDVDDLLSEEQISLEEPPAEKDDCIEYLLDLVVETGRVSDRERALDALLAREEQTTTGVGMGIGIPHAQTDAVERPSLAFTRSSAGVDFGSMDDEPAKLLFLILVPASGGEDHLEILSALSRALMHEEVRDGLYAAETPADVQSVLEEAVA; encoded by the coding sequence ATGAGTTCGACCATCACACGCGAGGACGTCGATGACCTCCTCTCCGAGGAACAGATCTCGCTCGAGGAGCCACCCGCCGAGAAGGACGACTGTATCGAGTACCTGCTCGATCTCGTGGTGGAGACGGGCCGCGTCTCGGATCGGGAACGGGCGCTCGATGCGCTGTTGGCCCGCGAGGAACAGACCACGACCGGCGTCGGGATGGGGATCGGGATCCCCCACGCCCAGACCGACGCCGTCGAGCGCCCGTCGCTGGCCTTCACGCGCTCGTCGGCCGGCGTCGACTTCGGGTCGATGGACGACGAGCCCGCGAAACTGCTCTTCCTGATTCTCGTCCCCGCCTCGGGCGGCGAGGACCACCTCGAGATCCTGAGCGCGCTCTCGCGGGCGCTGATGCACGAGGAGGTCCGCGACGGGCTCTACGCCGCCGAGACTCCCGCGGATGTCCAATCGGTCCTCGAGGAGGCGGTCGCATGA
- a CDS encoding HPr family phosphocarrier protein, with amino-acid sequence MSETHERTVEIVPEAGLHARPAAKFVETANEHDATVRIGEAGADDDNLIDAGSMIAVTSLGVKQGERLRIVAEGEDSEEALDALERVLSTPEGES; translated from the coding sequence ATGAGCGAGACCCACGAGCGGACCGTCGAGATCGTCCCCGAGGCCGGCTTGCACGCCCGTCCCGCCGCGAAGTTCGTCGAGACGGCGAACGAACACGACGCGACGGTACGGATCGGGGAGGCCGGGGCCGACGACGATAACCTCATCGACGCCGGCAGCATGATCGCGGTGACGAGCCTCGGGGTCAAGCAGGGCGAGCGCCTCCGGATCGTCGCCGAGGGCGAGGATAGCGAGGAGGCCCTCGACGCCCTCGAGAGGGTGCTCTCGACGCCCGAAGGCGAGTCATGA
- the ptsP gene encoding phosphoenolpyruvate--protein phosphotransferase, producing MSERVIEGIGATPRTGVGSVVWYRPAETGAEESEEPVPESDRESEQERFEAARERAREELESERERTAERVGEEEAAVFDAHRQFLDDPQIEEEVTESIGEGAPAASAVREAFADPITQFEGMDGRMAERADDLRDVRDRLVRLLVGGERVDLAELPEGSILLAERLTPSDTAQLDPERVAGFATSTGGRTSHAAIFARSLAIPAVLGVGTDLESIDEGERIVVDGDEGIVVADPTDERVASARRDTADEVIDGRVATVDGRGIEVAANVGRAADLEGALTQGADGIGLYRTEFLFLDREEPPAEAEQYERYVEALEAFPDGRVVVRTLDIGGDKRIPYLDLPDEENPFLGERGIRRSLSSDEELFETQLRALLRAGAAEGDLAVMFPLVSTVEELDAALDRVEEVADSLEAEGLEYATPELGVMIETPGAVFMAEELASRVDFLSIGTNDLAQYVMAAARENERVADLHDPLHPPVLRAIRRSVEAAHENDAWIGMCGEMAGDPDLTELLVGLGLDELSMSAVTIPAVKANVEGIETESAGDLASRALTTATRTDVTNLLTDQ from the coding sequence ATGAGCGAGCGCGTCATCGAGGGAATCGGCGCGACCCCTCGAACCGGCGTGGGAAGCGTCGTCTGGTACCGGCCGGCCGAAACCGGGGCCGAGGAATCCGAGGAGCCGGTCCCGGAGTCCGACCGCGAGTCGGAACAAGAACGCTTCGAGGCCGCCCGCGAGCGCGCCCGCGAGGAACTCGAATCCGAGCGCGAGCGGACCGCCGAACGCGTCGGCGAGGAGGAGGCGGCGGTCTTCGACGCCCACCGCCAGTTCCTCGACGACCCGCAGATCGAGGAGGAGGTCACCGAGTCCATCGGGGAGGGGGCTCCTGCGGCGAGTGCCGTCCGGGAGGCCTTCGCCGACCCCATCACGCAGTTCGAGGGGATGGACGGGCGGATGGCCGAGCGCGCCGACGACCTGCGGGACGTGCGCGACCGGCTCGTCCGCCTGCTCGTCGGCGGCGAGCGGGTCGACCTCGCCGAGCTCCCCGAAGGATCAATCCTGCTGGCCGAACGGCTCACGCCCAGCGACACCGCCCAACTCGACCCCGAGCGCGTGGCCGGCTTCGCGACCAGCACTGGGGGCCGGACCTCGCACGCCGCCATCTTCGCCCGTTCGCTCGCCATTCCGGCGGTCCTCGGGGTCGGCACCGACCTCGAATCGATCGATGAGGGCGAGCGGATCGTCGTCGACGGCGACGAGGGTATCGTCGTCGCCGACCCGACCGACGAACGGGTGGCTTCGGCCCGTCGCGACACCGCCGACGAGGTGATCGACGGGCGGGTCGCGACGGTCGACGGCCGGGGGATCGAGGTCGCCGCGAACGTCGGCCGGGCCGCCGATCTGGAGGGGGCCCTCACGCAGGGCGCCGACGGGATCGGGCTCTACCGGACGGAGTTCCTCTTTCTCGACCGCGAGGAGCCCCCCGCGGAGGCAGAACAGTACGAGCGCTACGTCGAGGCCCTCGAAGCCTTCCCGGATGGTCGGGTCGTGGTCCGAACGCTCGACATCGGCGGCGACAAGCGGATCCCGTACCTCGACCTGCCCGACGAGGAGAACCCCTTCCTCGGCGAGCGGGGGATCCGCCGGTCGCTGAGTTCGGATGAAGAACTCTTCGAGACCCAACTCCGTGCGCTGCTTCGGGCCGGAGCGGCAGAGGGCGACCTGGCCGTGATGTTCCCGCTGGTCTCGACCGTCGAGGAACTCGACGCCGCTCTCGACCGGGTCGAGGAAGTCGCCGACTCGCTGGAGGCGGAGGGTCTGGAGTACGCGACCCCCGAACTCGGGGTCATGATCGAGACGCCGGGGGCAGTGTTCATGGCCGAGGAACTCGCTTCCCGCGTCGACTTCCTCAGCATCGGGACGAACGACCTCGCACAGTACGTCATGGCCGCCGCCCGCGAGAACGAGCGGGTGGCGGACCTCCACGACCCGCTTCACCCGCCCGTGTTGCGGGCGATCCGTCGGAGCGTCGAGGCCGCCCACGAGAACGACGCGTGGATCGGGATGTGCGGCGAGATGGCCGGCGACCCCGACCTGACCGAACTGTTGGTCGGACTGGGCCTCGACGAACTCAGCATGAGCGCGGTCACCATCCCCGCGGTCAAGGCCAACGTCGAGGGGATCGAGACCGAGAGCGCGGGCGACCTCGCGTCGCGAGCACTGACCACAGCTACAAGAACCGACGTCACGAACCTACTCACCGACCAATGA
- a CDS encoding PTS fructose transporter subunit IIB has product MNIVAITSCPTGIAHSQMAAENLRTTAEELGHTVSVEVQGAMGTQDELTADEIEAADAVIIAADTSVNRDRFEDTPVVKGTVKDGVNDAEGLIRQAVELAGSGSTADVEAETGGDTPPESEPEAADEQQQLGGDPSKGLFARLKRFLG; this is encoded by the coding sequence ATGAACATCGTCGCAATCACCTCGTGTCCGACAGGCATCGCACACAGCCAGATGGCCGCCGAGAACCTCCGCACCACCGCCGAGGAACTGGGCCACACCGTCTCCGTCGAGGTGCAGGGGGCGATGGGGACCCAGGACGAACTCACGGCCGACGAGATAGAGGCCGCCGACGCGGTGATCATCGCCGCCGACACCTCGGTCAATCGGGACCGATTCGAGGACACACCCGTCGTGAAGGGGACCGTCAAGGACGGCGTGAACGACGCCGAGGGACTGATCCGACAGGCCGTCGAACTGGCCGGGAGCGGGTCGACCGCCGACGTCGAGGCCGAGACCGGCGGGGACACGCCACCCGAGAGCGAACCGGAGGCGGCCGACGAGCAACAGCAACTCGGCGGCGACCCGTCGAAGGGGCTGTTCGCGCGTCTCAAGCGGTTCCTCGGGTAG